A genomic segment from Triticum dicoccoides isolate Atlit2015 ecotype Zavitan chromosome 1A, WEW_v2.0, whole genome shotgun sequence encodes:
- the LOC119294721 gene encoding uncharacterized protein LOC119294721 isoform X1 yields the protein MAPSPRLRLPNRNGHKRARSTMGIQDIRDAVSSMFIMLNKETYVLFRIEFLVVLVTLLFLVMFIIDVFRRYIHNTIMKTIFSILDAVSDSIVLYALGAMQTAKFKNQLFPVWALVLVSFRYNVDFISGYGVHDRHGRRFMEWRNVVKLLGSAFLNLSRGSRFARPLWSLLALQILRSWYRFHAHFLALNSVWHGKSSEIVKEHMRAGPHTSNWKPEDCNPENMEGYKYLVHGETERSINFKKPRYVMYIDTAQNVQQAKRRSASNQERSSLVTLDKIWGCCRHLLEPGNKQGNDPKDLSLAFALSRLLRCRLEDVTLEQEIFRINRKLVKTKILEEQNTDRAFRVMELQLSFVNDYFNSRYPMVFWSGFFSLFSNLLLSTVTFGVVCWLAVDIRKVYTPPENDRAHVVHGINIDMMITWVFMFFMLFKEIWEMVSYLVSNWTRLLLVCSYAQWKEERTRNRCMEGIISSFFKSKITSKQWHGHIDQYVFLESYDARFWNFLHHITTGMVPKKDDGATLSNAIDVPECVKAAILKRLCASLQKLNSPGIVQDESDNPNREDEELIIRSGCSLPKAITSLSDADCDRKKRYGWACYDLPTCSHVILVWHIATSLCEMKLAQDHGIDLRKHGFMNSLLSYFTSCRSLNPSKKGCSPSKPYLVDVDEKSKEKKKVNEKLPDKLQKMYITANSLSRYCAYLLVSKPDLLPDSFYVPKMVLQETVTHARDDILKNCDSLQRRYDKLMEEAKVIEDADGVMKNEDVVRLGAKLGKELIDQESQEECWEILSGVWADLLVHIAPTWNAEAHKQCLESGGEFITYIWALLWHCGIEKSKLWPVEDLHENCAPGTPPQDHSVQTNSIRHEQQTCAAGPKKEREEADIQRSEIQKVDAEERNGWTERPSADMADHQNGQGGIMGVRGMQNGGNTCYFNAVLQSLLALDKLRARMLGPDAPTGKLGQELQKLFIMTTNTNGTRGVLNPEKLFLHMCLMNSDFRPGVMEDSNNMLGSLLDGLNNEEPTIVESLFHCQADKHVSSKECEHTSVTTEDLNLSLAIPTKKPASVDDCLDLYAAGVIVDWHCMDCSAASAARNTSLNQEDTTVNNGQPEQPDNKTYGKEECSHLADSDRQVRATDQNNGKLKVHDDYANQMEQCHNNLKKEDRIYRDATVQYRISKAAPLLTIQLKRFDYSHADRPDKLEDRVSFQDTLDIIRFMDPRHVEDDEYKYCLVAVIVHSGPRLCDGHFFAYVRASQIGCQQQESRGTPTWFRASDESITEVLLEEVLECQAYILFYERVEQPKANAVLEEHPPTSH from the exons GCTCCGCTTACCCAATAGGAACGGACACAAGCGAGCTAGGAGTACGATGGGTATCCAAGACATCCGCGATGCTGTGtcatccatgttcatcatgctgaACAAGGAGACATACGTCCTGTTTCGGATCGAGTTTCTTGTGGTCCTGGTCACACTCTTGTTCCTTGTGATGTTCATCATAGATGTCTTTCGTCGCTACATCCACAACACAATCATGAAAACAATCTTTAGCATCTTGGATGCCGTCTCTGACTCTATTGTCTTGTACGCGTTGGGGGCCATGCAAACAGCAAAGTTCAAGAATCAACTGTTTCCTGTCTGGGCCCTTGTCCTTGTTAGTTTCCGTTACAATGTCGACTTCATCTCTGGCTATGGTGTTCATGACCGCCATGGGCGACGGTTCATGGAGTGGAGGAACGTGGTGAAGCTTCTGGGATCGGCCTTCTTAAACTTGTCACGTGGCTCCAGGTTTGCGCGTCCACTCTGGTCGCTTTTGGCTCTGCAGATACTGAGGAGCTGGTACAGATTCCATGCGCATTTTCTGGCACTCAATTCTGTCTGGCATGGCAAGAGTTCAGAAATCGTTAAAGAGCACATGCGTGCCGGCCCTCACACTAGCAACTGGAAACCAGAGGACTGCAACCCAGAGAATATGGAAGGATACAAATACTTGGTCCATGGAGAAACCGAACGGAGCATCAACTTCAAGAAGCCACGGTATGTCATGTATATTGATACTGCCCAGAATGTCCAGCAAGCTAAGCGTCGTTCTGCTTCGAATCAAGAGAGATCATCACTGGTCACCCTAGACAAGATCTGGGGATGTTGCAGGCACCTGTTAGAACCGGGCAACAAGCAGGGGAATGACCCAAAGGATCTCTCTCTGGCCTTCGCCTTGTCCAGATTGCTCCGGTGCAGGCTCGAGGATGTGACACTGGAACAAGAAATCTTCCGGATCAATCGAAAGCTAGTTAAGACTAAGATCCTTGAGGAGCAGAACACTGACCGTGCCTTCAGGGTCATGGAGCTGCAACTCTCCTTCGTAAACGACTACTTCAACTCCCGCTACCCTATGGTCTTTTGGAGTGGGTTCTTTTCTCTATTCTCAAATCTGCTTCTCTCCACGGTGACCTTTGGTGTTGTCTGCTGGCTTGCCGTGGACATCCGTAAGGTCTATACGCCCCCAGAGAATGATCGGGCTCATGTGGTGCATGGGATCAATATTGACATGATGATCACATGGGTATTCATGTTTTTTATGTTGTTCAAAGAGATCTGGGAGATGGTCAGCTACTTAGTCTCAAACTGGACAAGATTACTCCTAGTGTGCAGCTATGCTCAGTGGAAGGAAGAGCGCACTAGAAACAGATGTATGGAGGGCATAATATCATCCTTTTTCAAATCTAAGATAACTAGTAAGCAGTGGCATGGACATATTGACCAGTATGTCTTCTTAGAGTCATATGATGCAAGATTTTGGAATTTTCTCCACCACATAACTACAggaatggtgccaaagaaggacgatGGAGCAACACTCAGCAACGCCATTGATGTGCCGGAATGTGTCAAGGCAGCAATACTGAAGAGGCTATGTGCAAGCCTACAGAAGCTCAACTCTCCTGGCATTGTACAAGATGAGTCTGATAATCCTAATAGAGAAGATGAGGAGCTCATCATTAGAAGTGGTTGTTCTCTGCCCAAGGCCATCACATCACTGTCTGATGCAGACTGTGACCGAAAGAAACGGTACGGTTGGGCCTGCTACGACCTGCCCACATGCTCACATGTAATCCTGGTGTGGCACATAGCAACCAGCCTTTGCGAGATGAAGCTTGCTCAAGACCATGGCATCGATTTAAGGAAGCATGGGTTCATGAACTCCCTGTTGTCATACTTCACAAGTTGCAGGTCATTGAATCCCTCAAAAAAAGGTTGCAGCCCATCAAAACCATATCTTGTGGATGTCGATGAGAAGTCGAAAGAAAAGAAGAAAGTGAACGAGAAGTTGCCTGACAAGCTCCAGAAAATGTATATCACTGCGAATAGCTTGTCTCGGTATTGTGCATATCTGCTAGTTTCAAAACCTGACCTGCTCCCTGACAGCTTTTATGTACCCAAGATGGTCTTACAAGAAACCGTGACACATGCTCGTGATGATATTCTAAAAAATTGTGACTCATTACAGAGAAGGTATGACAAACTGATGGAAGAAGCAAAGGTCATCGAAGATGCTGATGGCGTCATGAAGAATGAAGATGTTGTGCGACTAGGTGCAAAGCTGGGCAAGGAACTGATTGATCAAGAGAGTCAAGAAGAATGCTGGGAGATCCTTTCTGGGGTATGGGCAGATTTACTAGTCCACATTGCCCCCACTTGGAATGCAGAGGCACACAAGCAGTGCCTCGAATCGGGTGGGGAATTCATAACATATATCTGGGCATTGCTATGGCATTGTGGAATCGAGAAGAGCAAATTATGGCCGGTGGAAGATTTGCATGAAAATTGTGCCCCTGGAACACCACCTCAGGATCACAGTGTTCAAACTAATAGCATTCGGCATGAACAGCAGACTTGTGCAGCAGGACCAAAGAAAGAAAGAGAGGAAGCTGACATACAGAGATCAGAGATACAGAAAGTTGATGCAGAGGAGAGGAATGGGTGGACTGAAAGGCCAAGCGCAGACATGGCTGATCATCAGAATGGGCAAGGTGGCATTATGGGGGTCAGAGGGATGCAGAATGGCGGGAACACGTGTTACTTCAATGCAGTGCTGCAGAGTCTCCTTGCACTTGATAAGCTGCGTGCAAGGATGTTAGGACCGGATGCTCCGACAGGGAAACTTGGTCAAGAACTACAGAAGCTCTTCATAATGACAACAAATACCAATGGCACAAGAGGTGTGCTAAATCCAGAGAAGCTCTTCTTACATATGTGCTTAATGAATTCAGATTTCAGACCTGGCGTGATGGAAGACAGCAACAACATGCTTGGTTCCTTGCTAGATGGTTTGAACAATGAGGAACCTACAATAGTTGAGTCACTCTTCCATTGCCAGGCTGATAAACACGTCTCCAGTAAAGAATGTGAGCACACATCAGTTACCACTGAGGACCTTAATCTCAGTTTGGCAATACCAACAAAGAAGCCTGCATCAGTCGATGACTGTTTGGATTTATATGCCGCTGGAGTGATCGTGGATTGGCACTGCATGGACTGTTCAGCTGCTTCTGCTGCTAGAAATACCTCTTTGAACCAAGAAGATACAACAGTCAACAATGGACAACCTGAACAGCCGGACAACAAAACATACGGGAAGGAGGAGTGTAGCCATCTAGCTGATAGTGATAGACAAGTAAGAGCAACAGATCAGAACAACGGAAAACTAAAGGTGCATGATGACTATGCAAATCAAATGGAACAGTGCCATAACAATCTGAAAAAAGAAGACAGGATATACAGAGATGCAACAGTACAGTATCGCATTAGCAAGGCTGCACCTTTACTAACCATTCAACTGAAGAGATTCGACTATTCCCACGCAGATAGGCCAGACAAGTTGGAAGACCGCGTGAGCTTTCAGGATACGCTTGATATAATAAGGTTCATGGACCCTAG ACATGTGGAGGATGACGAGTACAAGTATTGTCTGGTTGCTGTCATTGTACACAGTGGACCAAGGTTGTGTGACGGACACTTTTTTGCTTATGTGAGAGCAAGCCAGATTGGATGCCAGCAGCAGGAGAGCCGTGGCACTCCCACGTGGTTTCGTGCAAGCGACGAGAGCATCACAGAGGTGTTGCTAGAGGAGGTACTGGAGTGTCAGGCCTACATTCTTTTCTATGAAAGAGTCGAACAACCAAAGGCCAATGCAGTTCTAGAAGAGCATCCGCCAACCAGCCACTGA
- the LOC119294721 gene encoding uncharacterized protein LOC119294721 isoform X2 — translation MGIQDIRDAVSSMFIMLNKETYVLFRIEFLVVLVTLLFLVMFIIDVFRRYIHNTIMKTIFSILDAVSDSIVLYALGAMQTAKFKNQLFPVWALVLVSFRYNVDFISGYGVHDRHGRRFMEWRNVVKLLGSAFLNLSRGSRFARPLWSLLALQILRSWYRFHAHFLALNSVWHGKSSEIVKEHMRAGPHTSNWKPEDCNPENMEGYKYLVHGETERSINFKKPRYVMYIDTAQNVQQAKRRSASNQERSSLVTLDKIWGCCRHLLEPGNKQGNDPKDLSLAFALSRLLRCRLEDVTLEQEIFRINRKLVKTKILEEQNTDRAFRVMELQLSFVNDYFNSRYPMVFWSGFFSLFSNLLLSTVTFGVVCWLAVDIRKVYTPPENDRAHVVHGINIDMMITWVFMFFMLFKEIWEMVSYLVSNWTRLLLVCSYAQWKEERTRNRCMEGIISSFFKSKITSKQWHGHIDQYVFLESYDARFWNFLHHITTGMVPKKDDGATLSNAIDVPECVKAAILKRLCASLQKLNSPGIVQDESDNPNREDEELIIRSGCSLPKAITSLSDADCDRKKRYGWACYDLPTCSHVILVWHIATSLCEMKLAQDHGIDLRKHGFMNSLLSYFTSCRSLNPSKKGCSPSKPYLVDVDEKSKEKKKVNEKLPDKLQKMYITANSLSRYCAYLLVSKPDLLPDSFYVPKMVLQETVTHARDDILKNCDSLQRRYDKLMEEAKVIEDADGVMKNEDVVRLGAKLGKELIDQESQEECWEILSGVWADLLVHIAPTWNAEAHKQCLESGGEFITYIWALLWHCGIEKSKLWPVEDLHENCAPGTPPQDHSVQTNSIRHEQQTCAAGPKKEREEADIQRSEIQKVDAEERNGWTERPSADMADHQNGQGGIMGVRGMQNGGNTCYFNAVLQSLLALDKLRARMLGPDAPTGKLGQELQKLFIMTTNTNGTRGVLNPEKLFLHMCLMNSDFRPGVMEDSNNMLGSLLDGLNNEEPTIVESLFHCQADKHVSSKECEHTSVTTEDLNLSLAIPTKKPASVDDCLDLYAAGVIVDWHCMDCSAASAARNTSLNQEDTTVNNGQPEQPDNKTYGKEECSHLADSDRQVRATDQNNGKLKVHDDYANQMEQCHNNLKKEDRIYRDATVQYRISKAAPLLTIQLKRFDYSHADRPDKLEDRVSFQDTLDIIRFMDPRHVEDDEYKYCLVAVIVHSGPRLCDGHFFAYVRASQIGCQQQESRGTPTWFRASDESITEVLLEEVLECQAYILFYERVEQPKANAVLEEHPPTSH, via the exons ATGGGTATCCAAGACATCCGCGATGCTGTGtcatccatgttcatcatgctgaACAAGGAGACATACGTCCTGTTTCGGATCGAGTTTCTTGTGGTCCTGGTCACACTCTTGTTCCTTGTGATGTTCATCATAGATGTCTTTCGTCGCTACATCCACAACACAATCATGAAAACAATCTTTAGCATCTTGGATGCCGTCTCTGACTCTATTGTCTTGTACGCGTTGGGGGCCATGCAAACAGCAAAGTTCAAGAATCAACTGTTTCCTGTCTGGGCCCTTGTCCTTGTTAGTTTCCGTTACAATGTCGACTTCATCTCTGGCTATGGTGTTCATGACCGCCATGGGCGACGGTTCATGGAGTGGAGGAACGTGGTGAAGCTTCTGGGATCGGCCTTCTTAAACTTGTCACGTGGCTCCAGGTTTGCGCGTCCACTCTGGTCGCTTTTGGCTCTGCAGATACTGAGGAGCTGGTACAGATTCCATGCGCATTTTCTGGCACTCAATTCTGTCTGGCATGGCAAGAGTTCAGAAATCGTTAAAGAGCACATGCGTGCCGGCCCTCACACTAGCAACTGGAAACCAGAGGACTGCAACCCAGAGAATATGGAAGGATACAAATACTTGGTCCATGGAGAAACCGAACGGAGCATCAACTTCAAGAAGCCACGGTATGTCATGTATATTGATACTGCCCAGAATGTCCAGCAAGCTAAGCGTCGTTCTGCTTCGAATCAAGAGAGATCATCACTGGTCACCCTAGACAAGATCTGGGGATGTTGCAGGCACCTGTTAGAACCGGGCAACAAGCAGGGGAATGACCCAAAGGATCTCTCTCTGGCCTTCGCCTTGTCCAGATTGCTCCGGTGCAGGCTCGAGGATGTGACACTGGAACAAGAAATCTTCCGGATCAATCGAAAGCTAGTTAAGACTAAGATCCTTGAGGAGCAGAACACTGACCGTGCCTTCAGGGTCATGGAGCTGCAACTCTCCTTCGTAAACGACTACTTCAACTCCCGCTACCCTATGGTCTTTTGGAGTGGGTTCTTTTCTCTATTCTCAAATCTGCTTCTCTCCACGGTGACCTTTGGTGTTGTCTGCTGGCTTGCCGTGGACATCCGTAAGGTCTATACGCCCCCAGAGAATGATCGGGCTCATGTGGTGCATGGGATCAATATTGACATGATGATCACATGGGTATTCATGTTTTTTATGTTGTTCAAAGAGATCTGGGAGATGGTCAGCTACTTAGTCTCAAACTGGACAAGATTACTCCTAGTGTGCAGCTATGCTCAGTGGAAGGAAGAGCGCACTAGAAACAGATGTATGGAGGGCATAATATCATCCTTTTTCAAATCTAAGATAACTAGTAAGCAGTGGCATGGACATATTGACCAGTATGTCTTCTTAGAGTCATATGATGCAAGATTTTGGAATTTTCTCCACCACATAACTACAggaatggtgccaaagaaggacgatGGAGCAACACTCAGCAACGCCATTGATGTGCCGGAATGTGTCAAGGCAGCAATACTGAAGAGGCTATGTGCAAGCCTACAGAAGCTCAACTCTCCTGGCATTGTACAAGATGAGTCTGATAATCCTAATAGAGAAGATGAGGAGCTCATCATTAGAAGTGGTTGTTCTCTGCCCAAGGCCATCACATCACTGTCTGATGCAGACTGTGACCGAAAGAAACGGTACGGTTGGGCCTGCTACGACCTGCCCACATGCTCACATGTAATCCTGGTGTGGCACATAGCAACCAGCCTTTGCGAGATGAAGCTTGCTCAAGACCATGGCATCGATTTAAGGAAGCATGGGTTCATGAACTCCCTGTTGTCATACTTCACAAGTTGCAGGTCATTGAATCCCTCAAAAAAAGGTTGCAGCCCATCAAAACCATATCTTGTGGATGTCGATGAGAAGTCGAAAGAAAAGAAGAAAGTGAACGAGAAGTTGCCTGACAAGCTCCAGAAAATGTATATCACTGCGAATAGCTTGTCTCGGTATTGTGCATATCTGCTAGTTTCAAAACCTGACCTGCTCCCTGACAGCTTTTATGTACCCAAGATGGTCTTACAAGAAACCGTGACACATGCTCGTGATGATATTCTAAAAAATTGTGACTCATTACAGAGAAGGTATGACAAACTGATGGAAGAAGCAAAGGTCATCGAAGATGCTGATGGCGTCATGAAGAATGAAGATGTTGTGCGACTAGGTGCAAAGCTGGGCAAGGAACTGATTGATCAAGAGAGTCAAGAAGAATGCTGGGAGATCCTTTCTGGGGTATGGGCAGATTTACTAGTCCACATTGCCCCCACTTGGAATGCAGAGGCACACAAGCAGTGCCTCGAATCGGGTGGGGAATTCATAACATATATCTGGGCATTGCTATGGCATTGTGGAATCGAGAAGAGCAAATTATGGCCGGTGGAAGATTTGCATGAAAATTGTGCCCCTGGAACACCACCTCAGGATCACAGTGTTCAAACTAATAGCATTCGGCATGAACAGCAGACTTGTGCAGCAGGACCAAAGAAAGAAAGAGAGGAAGCTGACATACAGAGATCAGAGATACAGAAAGTTGATGCAGAGGAGAGGAATGGGTGGACTGAAAGGCCAAGCGCAGACATGGCTGATCATCAGAATGGGCAAGGTGGCATTATGGGGGTCAGAGGGATGCAGAATGGCGGGAACACGTGTTACTTCAATGCAGTGCTGCAGAGTCTCCTTGCACTTGATAAGCTGCGTGCAAGGATGTTAGGACCGGATGCTCCGACAGGGAAACTTGGTCAAGAACTACAGAAGCTCTTCATAATGACAACAAATACCAATGGCACAAGAGGTGTGCTAAATCCAGAGAAGCTCTTCTTACATATGTGCTTAATGAATTCAGATTTCAGACCTGGCGTGATGGAAGACAGCAACAACATGCTTGGTTCCTTGCTAGATGGTTTGAACAATGAGGAACCTACAATAGTTGAGTCACTCTTCCATTGCCAGGCTGATAAACACGTCTCCAGTAAAGAATGTGAGCACACATCAGTTACCACTGAGGACCTTAATCTCAGTTTGGCAATACCAACAAAGAAGCCTGCATCAGTCGATGACTGTTTGGATTTATATGCCGCTGGAGTGATCGTGGATTGGCACTGCATGGACTGTTCAGCTGCTTCTGCTGCTAGAAATACCTCTTTGAACCAAGAAGATACAACAGTCAACAATGGACAACCTGAACAGCCGGACAACAAAACATACGGGAAGGAGGAGTGTAGCCATCTAGCTGATAGTGATAGACAAGTAAGAGCAACAGATCAGAACAACGGAAAACTAAAGGTGCATGATGACTATGCAAATCAAATGGAACAGTGCCATAACAATCTGAAAAAAGAAGACAGGATATACAGAGATGCAACAGTACAGTATCGCATTAGCAAGGCTGCACCTTTACTAACCATTCAACTGAAGAGATTCGACTATTCCCACGCAGATAGGCCAGACAAGTTGGAAGACCGCGTGAGCTTTCAGGATACGCTTGATATAATAAGGTTCATGGACCCTAG ACATGTGGAGGATGACGAGTACAAGTATTGTCTGGTTGCTGTCATTGTACACAGTGGACCAAGGTTGTGTGACGGACACTTTTTTGCTTATGTGAGAGCAAGCCAGATTGGATGCCAGCAGCAGGAGAGCCGTGGCACTCCCACGTGGTTTCGTGCAAGCGACGAGAGCATCACAGAGGTGTTGCTAGAGGAGGTACTGGAGTGTCAGGCCTACATTCTTTTCTATGAAAGAGTCGAACAACCAAAGGCCAATGCAGTTCTAGAAGAGCATCCGCCAACCAGCCACTGA
- the LOC119356937 gene encoding uncharacterized protein LOC119356937: MPSAGIAVISILSTMKLLFKMDGVTHVASVELWVLMTTLLVVVRFALDGLGPWYADRATAVTIQIIEMLNYSMVHYTMGLMQLSAKRVNDYFQVWAVLLVTLQHSVKTGRLYQRSKQIPLLDLMSSFWAANLLRMQTFFLLRIPLWMIWALNAIRIIAYFASSDGAQTINQENTRLVSDYMRYEHTLGPSPSGDATDSNNGISMQSYKYLVYGEDKALHDSQRGRTTASAQYRIRLDTDNKKLVTLDKIWNVDAGSSGLLGGSNDTGNRLKDVCLSFAMYKLLRRRFYNLPIHEASLKKTRQLVFGYILQEKRDNYEKAFRIMEVELSFLQDLFYSKHSAMFADGFPYRRMLMSLSLVAATGYLVYPVRHIPERMDQADKNIITHGVIVTRIIVGLIIAKELSEVYLYVFSQWNKVLMICMYVKHRCWRNLIVEAVMRTMFWFIRSKWDQRIFQYNLLISDSHRWNKFHRIFKLAKFPTRMKLESEVKTAILESFKGLQHPERKLETYLLNAFGSNEALMQQLTGANDTHSILVWHIATCLCEIHTSDEAKKPKVRWLRNRLL, from the exons ATGCCGTCCGCAGGCATAGCTGTAATTTCAATCCTGTCTACCATGAAACTGCTGTTTAAGATGGACGGCGTCACTCATGTGGCAAGCGTGGAGCTGTGGGTGTTGATGACAACGCTGCTGGTGGTGGTGAGGTTCGCGCTGGATGGCTTGGGGCCGTGGTACGCGGACAGGGCCACGGCAGTCACCATCCAAATCATCGAGATGCTCAACTACTCCATGGTGCACTACACCATGGGCCTGATGCAGCTCTCGGCCAAGAGGGTGAACGACTACTTTCAGGTATGGGCGGTGCTGCTGGTAACCCTGCAGCACAGCGTCAAGACTGGGCGCCTGTACCAGAGGTCCAAGCAGATCCCATTGCTCGACCTCATGTCCTCTTTCTGGGCAGCCAATCTCCTCCGAATGCAGACATTCTTCCTCCTCAGGATTCCCCTATGGATGATCTGGGCCCTCAACGCGATCCGCATCATCGCATACTTTGCCTCATCCGACGGGGCTCAGACCATCAACCAAGAGAACACGAGGCTCGTTAGCGACTATATGCGATACGAGCACACACTCGGTCCCTCTCCCTCTGGTGATGCAACCGATTCCAACAATGGGATCAGTATGCAGTCGTACAAGTACTTGGTCTATGGGGAAGACAAGGCGCTGCATGACTCCCAACGGGGGAGGACAACTGCATCAGCGCAGTACAGGATTCGGTTGGATACAGATAATAAGAAGCTTGTCACCTTAGACAAGATATGGAATGTTGATGCTGGCAGCAGTGGGTTGCTGGGCGGTAGCAATGATACTGGCAACCGATTGAAGGATGTCTGCCTCTCATTTGCAATGTACAAGCTGCTGCGCCGTCGGTTCTATAATCTCCCGATACACGAGGCTAGCCTAAAGAAGACAAGGCAGCTCGTCTTCGGCTACATCCTGCAAGAGAAGAGAGACAATTATGAGAAGGCGTTCCGCATCATGGAGGTGGAATTGTCCTTCCTCCAAGACTTGTTCTATAGCAAGCATTCCGCTATGTTTGCTGACGGATTTCCATACAGGAGAATGCTCATGTCTTTGTCTCTTGTTGCTGCTACCGGCTACCTTGTATATCCTGTCCGTCATATACCAGAGAGGATGGATCAAGCAGACAAAAATATCATCACTCACGGGGTGATTGTCACTCGCATCATAGTTGGTCTTATCATTGCCAAGGAGCTGTCAGAGGTCTATCTATATGTATTCTCTCAATGGAACAAGGTTCTGATGATCTGTATGTACGTCAAGCATCGGTGCTGGCGGAACCTGATAGTGGAGGCAGTAATGCGAACGATGTTCTGGTTCATCAGGAGCAAGTGGGATCAAAGGATCTTCCAGTATAACCTTCTGATTTCTGATTCGCATCGTTGGAACAAATTTCACAGAATATTCAAGTTGGCCAAATTTCCCACAAGAATGAAGCTGGAGTCAGAGGTAAAGACGGCGATACTTGAGTCGTTCAAGGGCCTCCAGCATCCAGAAAGAAAGTTGGAAACCTACTTATTAAATGCCTTCGGATCAAACGAGGCCCTTATGCAGCAGCTAACAGGGGCAAATGATACCCACAGCATACTGGTCTGGCACATCGCAACATGCTTGTGCGAGATACATACCTCTGATGAAGCGAAAAAACCGAAGGTTAGATGGCTTCGGAACAGGCTCTT GTGA
- the LOC119349116 gene encoding CST complex subunit TEN1-like, which produces MASSTLKPGVPVTLRELEPSSEMFKQGASLRVTGILQSYDLDSAVAVIQDGSARLKIDTQHLRDISFRSGSMFQFIGELLIRPNNDAILQARVGRNVDGLDLNLYRQSLIVRRQHEAKLLSSRRP; this is translated from the exons atggcatcttctaCTCTGAAACCAGGTGTGCCTGTCACTCTGCGAGAGCTGGAGCCCTCCTCGGAGATGTTCAAGCAAGGGGCGTCCCTCCGGGTAACAGGAAT ACTTCAGTCATACGATCTGGACTCTGCGGTCGCTGTTATTCAGGATGGCAGCGCAAGGTTGAAGATCGACACCCAACACCTGAGGGATATCAGTTTTCGCAGCGGCTCTATGTTTCAGTTCATCGGCGAGCTCCTGATCCGGCCGAACAACGAC GCGATTCTGCAAGCACGTGTGGGAAGGAACGTTGATGGCCTTGACCTGAACCTTTACCGGCAGTCTCTGATCGTCCGACGGCAACATGAAGCCAAACTACTGAGCTCCAGGAGGCCATAA